In the genome of Natronomonas salina, the window GCTCTGATAGGTAGAAATCGCGACATCTGCAGCGCAGTCATGCAGCACGTCCAGCAGCGCTTTATGTTCTTCAGCTGCCATTTCATGGCGGTACGCGCTCCCACCCCGCGTGCCCAGCGGGTAAGGTGGGTCAAGATACATTATCGTATCCTGTCTATCAAATCGCTCGATAACGTCCAGTGCGTCTCTATTGAAAAACTGGACTCGCTGAAGTCGGTCTGCAACAGCTTCCAAGTGCTCAATTTTGCTCTTGAATCGAGAGGTGTGTTGCGCCATATCGCGGCGAGATTGAGTCGTTGAGTACGAGAAGCTCCCACTGCCGGCCGCCGAGTTGTATGCCATCGTTGAAGAGAGCCAGAACCGACGAGCTAGCTCAATGTTGTCAACCTCACTGGGATCAGTGTCGACTGCCTGCTCAAACTCACTCTCATGGTACGGCGTTTTTTGAAGCGAGTTAATAAGCTCCTCAGGGTTGTCGCGAAGTACCTCGAAAAATGTCATTACGTACTCGTCGAGGTCGTTGAACGCCTCGATAGGCGCCGGTTCGCGGTTCAACAGCACGGTGGCACTCCCGCCAAACGGTTCCACGTACCGTTTTCTGTGGGGGAGCTTTGGTAGCAGGAAGTCGAGCCACTTGTACTTCCCACCGTACCACGGGAACGGCTGCAGTCGGTTTGCCATTTGGTCTATACCTCAACTCGAAGGATGTGCTGATGGATATTTCGATTCCGATGGTCGTTAGGTCGTCGTATCGTCGGCTGCTCTGACATGGTTGGTATTCCCCAATATCCACAGCCAGCAGGTCGTATAAGGTACAGACCAGCACCAACCTGCGTGGCTCTGTCTATCGGGACACGACATTCTGGCCCCGTTTTCTGTTATAAAGTTTAGTCCAAGGGGAAGTACGGTACAACCAGAATCAGGGTCAACCCCGGACAGAACGCTGGTAGCGTCGAGATTCCTGCCATCACAGGGGCGGGCTGGAGTAGTTCTGGTATCGAGCATGTGGACGGCGACCTCACGCTCCGCGATGCGACCGTAGTCGAGTTTGGAATGAGACGAGTCCGGATACACCGTGAAGCGGAGCCACTATCTCGACTCCAACGTGTCGAGCTCACTAGCGATTCGATCGACCGTCTTCGAGCGTAACTCGTTCAATTCATCCGCGTCCCACTCGAACTCGTGCGGTACCTCCGGCGAGGTGAAGTACAACGTTGCCAGAACGTCCCGATTGGAATCCTGCTGATGAAGCGCGATCGCATAGGCCTCAAGCTGCGTCCGATAATACTCAGCTTTCTCCTCAACCTCTGCCTCTGTGATGTCGTTCGTCTTGTAGTCGACGACGTGGTAGGCGTCCGGCGTAACCACGAGGTGGTCGATCAGCCCCGAGACCTCCCCGTGGTCGAACGACGCCGTGACTGAGAGTTCGTCGTACGTGTACGCCACCTCGTGGCGCTCGTGAAGTCCATCGACGAACTCCATGGCCCGACTGGCGTGGTCGCGGACTCGTTGGCGCATAGCGTCGGTGAGCTCCACCTCGGAGTCCTCGGCTTCGTGCGTCCGCTCTATGACCGCATCCCACTGGTCGGACGGTGGCCTGAGCTCGCAGAGCCGGTGGACCATCTCACCGAAGACCGTCGACTCAAGGTCATCCGGCGGCCCCGCTTCCTCACCCGTACCCGACGCATCGGTCTCCTCTTCGGACTGGTAGCGGACGGTGTTCGTCCATTCGTCGACGACGAGCGACCCCCACCCGTCGAACAGTGATGCGAGATCCGTCGGCGTGAGGTAGAACTGCCGCGGCGGCTGCGACGGCGTTTCGGAGAGCTCCAGTTGCAGGTCTGGCGCGGCGGCATTCCCAGTCCAGTCCGCAGCAGGCGTGGGCAGCGAGATCGTGACGCTCGCGTCGCCGACGGTCTTGGTAATCCGGTCACGCTCCTCGAGCGCCTCGAGGACGGTGTCCGTCAGAACGTGCGGTTGCACCCAATCACGCCAGCTGCCGGCCTCCTCCGGGTCACCATCCTTCACATCGGTCATCGTGAGGACCTCGTCACCGTCGCCGTCGAGGTCGTGCGTCCCGGAGAGGAGCAGCCGGTCGCGCGCCCGGGTACAGGCCACGTAGAGGACGCGTTTCTCCTCGGCGCGCTCCTCTGCCCGGCGTCGCTCCTTGAGCGCCTCTCGGGCGATCGTCCCTGTCATGTCGAAGGGGTCGTCGGGGTCGGGCGCCTTCAGCCCGACTGCGTACGCCTCGTCGTCGACCTCCTCGAACTCCACACGGCCGTCGCCGACCGCGGCACGCATGTTGAAGCCCTTATCGAGCCCCGGGACGACGACCACGGGGAACTCCATGCCCTTGGCGTCGTGGACGGTGAGGATCTGAACGCCGTCGCCGCCGCCCTGGATGGTGGCCTCGCCTTCGCCACCGCCGAGGTCGCGCTGCCGTTCGATGCGGTCGACGAGCGTTGCGAGGCTGGTGACGCCGTCCTCGGTGTACGCCCGGAGCTGCTCGCGGAACTTGTCGACGTTCGCGACCGCCTGTCGCCCTCGCTCGTCGGCGCTGACGCTCGCGAGATACCCCGTGTCGGCGATAATCTGCGAGAGGAACGCGGCCCACGATCCATCGAGGTGCTGTTCGGGATCAGGGCCGAGTCCGGCTCGCGACCGCCACGCCGAGAGCAGACCGTAGGCGTCCGCAAGTTCCTCTTGGTCAGCCTCGCCCAGAGCGTCCCACAACGCTTCGCCATCCCGTTTCAGGAGCGCCAGAGTGTCGTCGGACAGGCCGAACAGCGGCGACCGGAGCGCGCCGTACAGCGCCCGCTCGTCGGCAGGGTCGGCGAGTGCCTTCAGCAGGTTCACCAGTGCGGTTACCTCCGTGGTCTCGTAGAACCCGACACCGGAGGCCACGGTGAACGGGATATGCTCCGCCTCGAGCGCCCGCTCATACCGCTTGAGGTGGGTTCGGCTGCGGAGCAGGATCGCAACGTCATCCGGCTCGACGTCCCGCGGCTCGGAATCGTCGACGTCACCGTCTTCGTCGTAGATCTGTGCGGGCTCGTCGAAGAGCTGGGTCAGGCGCGCGGCCAGGGCCATCCCCTCGAGTTCCGCATCGTGCTCGACGCGCGCCGTGGCGAACTCGTGGTCGTCGGCGAACCGCCGCGCCCGATAGTCCTCATCGGTCGGGACCGCGAGGTATTCCATCCCTGCGAGGTCGGCGGGGTCGTCCCGGTGGGCTTCGAGTCGCTGCGGTGCAGCCTCGTACGCAGGACCGTCCGCCTCGAACACCTCGTCGAACACTTCGTTGACGAACGCCAAGACGTCGGGGAGCGTCCGGAAGTTCGTCGAGAGCTGATCGTCCTCGCCAGCTACTGCGCCAGGTGGGTTCGCCCGTTCGAGCTCCGCTTCGGTCGCGTCGAACTGCGTGACGTCGGCGTTCCGGAAGCGGTAGATGCTCTGTTTCGCGTCGCCGACGACGAACACGTTCTGCGCATCGAACGCTTCGGGGTTCGGCGCCGTGAGGTGCTTGACGAGTTCCCACTGCCGCGGGTCGGTATCCTGGAACTCGTCGACCATCAGGTAGGCGAACTGCTCGCGGAGTTGTGCTCGGAGGTCTTCGGAGGCCTCCTCGCACAGGAACTGTAAGGCGAACTCGATCTGGTCGGTGAAGTCCACGACGTTCCGCCGGCGCTTGCGCTCGGTGTACTCCTCGTGGGCAATGAGCGCGAGTTGGGCGAGCGCCCGGACGAAGGGGACGCTGTTCTTGTCGGCCTCGATGGAGCCAGAGACGAGGTGGTCGGCGGGTTCGACGACGTCGACGATCGTCTGCATGGCGTCGTCGAAGACGGCCTTCTCCTCGTCCGCACCGCTCCAGCGCCCCTTGGCCCCCGTATAGCTGCTGTACTCGTCGCCGGAGCCCGTCGTCAGCTGGTCACAGAGGATGACGAAGCTGTCCCGGACCTCGAGAGTCTCGCGACCGGAAGCGTAGTCGACGCCGTCGAGGCACTCGAGGACGTCCAGCGCACGGCCCCAGGCCTGCCCGCCGGTCTCGAGTGCCGCCGGTGGCGAGTTGACCAAAGCCTCGACCGCGGCGACCGCCTCGCAGAATGTAGGGTCGGCGAACCGCTCGGCAGCTACGGAGGGCGAGACGGGGTGCAGTTCCTCGTTGACGAACTCGAGATAGTCGGCCTCGGTCGCATCCGCCCATCGCTTGGCCCACGTCACGCAACCCGGACGCTCCTGGAGCAGGTCGACGAGGACGGCCTGGAGGCCGTTCCGGTCGAACTGCCGGGAGAGCGTGCGGACCGCCTCGTGGTCGTCGTGGGTCTCTAGCACCGCCGCGACCGTGTCCTCCAGTAGTGCCCGCGTCTCGTGCTCCTCGAGCGTGTCGAAGCCAGGGTCGACCGTCGAGGCTGATAGGGCGTGCTCGCGGAGCAGTCGCGCACAGAAGCCGTGCAGTGTGTGGATGTATCCCTCGTCGAGACCGTCGGCGATCTCCCGCCACTGTCGATACGTCGCCGCATCGGAGTCTTCGACACGCTCGTTGATGGCCTCGCGGACGTTCGCCTTCAGTTCGTTCGCTGCCCGCTCGGTGAACGTCGTCGTGACGATCTGGTCGGGCGTCAGCGGCGCCTCCGGGTCCTCCGGTACCTCGTCGTCGAGTCCCCGTTCCAGCATCCGGACGTACCGCTGGGTCAGCGTCGTCGTCTTCCCCGTCCCGGCGCCGGCGGTGAGCGAGACGTTCCGGTCGAGGGCATCTGCTGCGCGTTGTTGCTCATCCGTGAGGTCCTCGAAGTCGACCATCTCACTGCACCTCCAGGGAGTCACTCGAGTCCGCATCGCGAGCGGCGAGTGGGACGTACGCGGCGACGCCGCGGTCGTCGATCTCGTCGATAACGTCGCGGCGACGATGCGGCCGGACGTCACAGGTATCGCTGTAGCCGCAGTACCGACAGCCCGCATCGTCGGGGTCGAGTACCGTCGGGTGGTAGTGGCCCGCCGTCATCCCGTCGGCGAGTTCCCCGAGTCGACCCGGCAGTACTGACTCCACGAACTGGCGGTACGCCCGGTGGGTCTCGAAGGTCGGCTTGCTGAACCGGGTGAACGGCGTGTCGACCCCGTCGCTGCCCTGCCACGCCGCGTGCTCCTGGGAGGCGACGAGTCCCTTCCGGTGGTTCACGTCACGCGGCGGGCTGACCTGGTAGTACGCCCCGCCCACGACCTCTACGTCATCGAGGACGTCCTCGATGAGGTGCGCATAGATCGGGAGCTGGTAACTGAAGCCGCCGAGAGTGTCGGTCTCGCTGGGCGTCCCGCCGGTCTTGTAGTCGCGGACGACCAGCTGGGTCGGGTCGGTCCCCGGGACGACATCGACACGGTCGATCATCCCGTGGATCGGGACTGGGCCGGCCGGCGTATCGACCACGACAGGCTTCTCACGGAGCGCTGGGCCATACTCCGACTTTCCGACGCGGGCCTCGAACCACGCCGGACGGGCCGTCGCCTTCGCCACCTCCTCGAACTCGTGGTCGAGAAACCGGACCAGCAAGCCCCGTTCGGCGCCGTCGTAGTTGCCGGTCCCGTAGTAGGGATTGCTGTCCGGGTCGCTCAGGCCGGCAAGCACGCCGAGCAGCCACTCGTACTGGAATGCGGTGGCCTCTTCGTCGAAGCGTTCCTCGAGGCGCTCCAGGGCGACGTCAAGGAGGTGGGCTTCGCGTGTCTCGCGGTCGGCGACGATCTCGACCGGCTCACCCGGCGCCGACTGCAGGTCGGCGTAGTAGTGTTCGAGGACGTCGTGGACGTATCCACCGCGGTCGCGGGCGTCCGGCTCGAGGCCGATGTCGTCGGGCTCCTCGATGTCCAGCACCGTCCCCATATAGTACTTGAAGCCGCACGTGGCGTAGGTTTCCAGTTGGCTCGGGCTGTACGGCTCCCGGACGGCCGGCCCGTGTAGGCTCGCGACGGTCTCTGGACTCAACTGGCCGTCGTGTGGGGTGAGCTCGTCGCACGCCCGGGCGGCCCCACAGGCGACGCCGTCCTGACAGCGTCTGTGCTGGGCATCGTCGAACGCGCCCGTCTCGCGTGCCTGATCGACGAGCGGCGCATACTCGTCGGTCCCGTCGTGGGCGAAGACCGAACCGAGGGAGCGCTGGACGTCCTCACAGCAGCCCGGCGGCGTCTCCTCGGAGGCAACCGACTCGGGGTCGAGGTCCGTCACGTGGCGCAGTTCCGTGATCACGTCGGCCTCGACGTACGGGTCGCCCTCCAAGGAGCGTTCGGGGACCGACAGCGTGAGCGAAGCCTCACTGGCCAGCAGGACGCCGAAGTGGTAGCGAGCCCGCTGCTGGAGGTCGGCTTGCTCGAAGTCCTCGTGGGCTTCGTTTATCGGCTGGAAGTAGAACGGCCGCTCGGGATTCGACGGCGCATGGCCCTCGGTGAGCCCGAGGACGTAGGCGTGCTCGAACTCCCGGGGTGCAGCGTCATCGAGGTCGCAGACGAGGACGGTGTCGTCCTCGCGGCCAGTCTCGGCGTCGAGGGAGACGCCGCTGAGGGCGCGGTCGAGGCGCTCGACGGCATCACCTCGGTCGGTGTCCGCAACGCCGTCGGTGAGTGCCAGCGTCTCCAGCACGCGATCGAGCTTGTTCGCGGCATCCGTCTCTGTCCGGCCGTGCGGCGACTGCGGGAGTGACTCGATGCTATCGACGACGCCCAGCCGGTCGAGAAGTTCGTCGACCGCCAACGGGAGGTCCGCGAGCGACGTGGCGCGAAGCGATTTCGCGTCGTCGACGATCTCCTGGATCGCCTGTGCCGTGTCGGCGTCCAGGTGGTCGTAGGCGGTCTCCAGTCTGCGAGACGTCAGGCGTCGCGCTACGCGGGTGATTTCGCGGTGGTCGATAGCGTCGTCATCCTGGCCGATGGTCACGAGCGGATTCGAGAGCAGCGACGTCACGGAGTCGACCGTCGGGTCCGACTGGCCGAGCGACAAGAGTTCCGAGAGTACCTCGCCGAGCGCCGTCGCACCGAACGGGCGTTCGATGGCCAGCGTCGCCGGGACGTCGTACTTCGCGAGCGTCTCGACGAGGCGTTCGTGATACGCCCCGCCGTCGACGAGGACGATTCCGAGATCGCCCGGGTCCGTCCCATCGGCGATCCGCGACCGGATGTCGCAGGCCACGTATCGGAGTTCCTGGGGAACCGTCTCCGGCTGAACGAGGTCGACGTTTTCCGGGTCATCAGAGGACTCAGTGGCTCCGCGATGCCGGTACATCCGTCGTGGCGTTGCGGTTCGGCCACGTTCGGCGTCGCCCGGTGGGACGTACTCCCGCTCGAAGGCCAATTCCCGATAGGCACGAAGCCCACGGTCAGCACCCCGATCGACGCCGACCGCCTCGTCGGTGTCGGTCACCTGCGGCAGGAGCGCGACGGTCGGCCAGGCGTCGGTGATCGCTTCGACGAGTTGGCGTTCCAGCGGCGAGAACAGCGAGAACCCGCCGAGGACGACCGCCTCGACCGAAGGGAACCACTCGGTGAGGTCGGTGTCGCTCTCGAGGGTGTGTCGGTATCGGTCTGCTAGATCTGTCCAGTCGGAGCCGCTATTGATTTCCTGTCGAATATTCTCGAAGGCTTTGGCAATCTGAGCAATAGATTCAGCATGGGATTCCAACCCCTCGTTTAGCAGTCTAGAACGGATTTCCTCTGGTGATTGAAGATTGGCGAACTTTAGGAGTGAAAGTAGATCCTTGACGTTCGTGCAGAGACCCTCTGAAGCCAACTGATTGCTACATCCAAGCGGATTTTCTGGATCATCGATTCCTTCAACAGCCAGTTCGAATAGGCGATCGCGTAGTGTTGCGTCCAAATATTGGTTATGACCGATGTACGCATCTCGTTCGAAACAGCCGTTTACGATACTTTCAAACGTCGCCACCCGCAGCGACAGCGGCGATCCGTACTTACGCCAGCGCTCGCGCGTCAGTCGTTCGGTGTGGTCGCTCCGCGCGAGATAGAGCACACTCTCGGGCTGGTCGCCCACCGTGCCCGCGAGCGCGTCGAACGCAGTAGATTCGAGTCGAGGATATCGCGGCCCGGTATACAGCTGCCGAGAATCCATGAATAACACGGAGTCGCAGGTAACGAGCAAGAAAGTTTGGGCGAGCACTCCAGCGGAATCCGCGGACAGATGCCTCGTGGGTTACCACCACTCCAGCGTCTCGTTGTATCGATATCGACGGTGATCAGATCCGCTGGCAGCTCTTGGTCAATCAACGGTAAAGAAGGGGCTCTGAAGGGTCTGTCTCAGGTCTACGGAAGCGGACTACAGCCGTCGCGAATGTTTTTGTAGACGATTCCACTCTTAGAGATATGGCAAACGGCCTGGATCCGACAGAGGAGTACGATGGGTCGATAATAGTGCGGACGTTCGACGACGACGGGTCGCGAGAGCGAGAGAAGTGTGCATCGTTCAAGGAAGCGATCGAGACGGTCAAGGAGTTACGGCACTCCCACGATGTCGTCGAAATCGTCGACAAGGACAACGAGGCCGTATTCAACTCGGTCGATATGAACATCGAAGACTGGGAGGTCGAATGGAAACACGCCAAGCGGCGACTCTCCGTGGATGTCGAGGAACGGGAATGCCCGTACGATAACGTCGCGTGTTTCGCAGACGACCTCTGTGTCCAATGCAAGATCGATAAGGTCCAGAATCAGGTT includes:
- a CDS encoding DNA adenine methylase, with the protein product MANRLQPFPWYGGKYKWLDFLLPKLPHRKRYVEPFGGSATVLLNREPAPIEAFNDLDEYVMTFFEVLRDNPEELINSLQKTPYHESEFEQAVDTDPSEVDNIELARRFWLSSTMAYNSAAGSGSFSYSTTQSRRDMAQHTSRFKSKIEHLEAVADRLQRVQFFNRDALDVIERFDRQDTIMYLDPPYPLGTRGGSAYRHEMAAEEHKALLDVLHDCAADVAISTYQSDLYDSLLLGGWKRLESAEKKTAASNSNQGRVESLYVNYEIPSEGFENPETPVQAGVEQFTET
- a CDS encoding UvrD-helicase domain-containing protein, whose amino-acid sequence is MVDFEDLTDEQQRAADALDRNVSLTAGAGTGKTTTLTQRYVRMLERGLDDEVPEDPEAPLTPDQIVTTTFTERAANELKANVREAINERVEDSDAATYRQWREIADGLDEGYIHTLHGFCARLLREHALSASTVDPGFDTLEEHETRALLEDTVAAVLETHDDHEAVRTLSRQFDRNGLQAVLVDLLQERPGCVTWAKRWADATEADYLEFVNEELHPVSPSVAAERFADPTFCEAVAAVEALVNSPPAALETGGQAWGRALDVLECLDGVDYASGRETLEVRDSFVILCDQLTTGSGDEYSSYTGAKGRWSGADEEKAVFDDAMQTIVDVVEPADHLVSGSIEADKNSVPFVRALAQLALIAHEEYTERKRRRNVVDFTDQIEFALQFLCEEASEDLRAQLREQFAYLMVDEFQDTDPRQWELVKHLTAPNPEAFDAQNVFVVGDAKQSIYRFRNADVTQFDATEAELERANPPGAVAGEDDQLSTNFRTLPDVLAFVNEVFDEVFEADGPAYEAAPQRLEAHRDDPADLAGMEYLAVPTDEDYRARRFADDHEFATARVEHDAELEGMALAARLTQLFDEPAQIYDEDGDVDDSEPRDVEPDDVAILLRSRTHLKRYERALEAEHIPFTVASGVGFYETTEVTALVNLLKALADPADERALYGALRSPLFGLSDDTLALLKRDGEALWDALGEADQEELADAYGLLSAWRSRAGLGPDPEQHLDGSWAAFLSQIIADTGYLASVSADERGRQAVANVDKFREQLRAYTEDGVTSLATLVDRIERQRDLGGGEGEATIQGGGDGVQILTVHDAKGMEFPVVVVPGLDKGFNMRAAVGDGRVEFEEVDDEAYAVGLKAPDPDDPFDMTGTIAREALKERRRAEERAEEKRVLYVACTRARDRLLLSGTHDLDGDGDEVLTMTDVKDGDPEEAGSWRDWVQPHVLTDTVLEALEERDRITKTVGDASVTISLPTPAADWTGNAAAPDLQLELSETPSQPPRQFYLTPTDLASLFDGWGSLVVDEWTNTVRYQSEEETDASGTGEEAGPPDDLESTVFGEMVHRLCELRPPSDQWDAVIERTHEAEDSEVELTDAMRQRVRDHASRAMEFVDGLHERHEVAYTYDELSVTASFDHGEVSGLIDHLVVTPDAYHVVDYKTNDITEAEVEEKAEYYRTQLEAYAIALHQQDSNRDVLATLYFTSPEVPHEFEWDADELNELRSKTVDRIASELDTLESR
- a CDS encoding PD-(D/E)XK nuclease family protein — its product is MESHAESIAQIAKAFENIRQEINSGSDWTDLADRYRHTLESDTDLTEWFPSVEAVVLGGFSLFSPLERQLVEAITDAWPTVALLPQVTDTDEAVGVDRGADRGLRAYRELAFEREYVPPGDAERGRTATPRRMYRHRGATESSDDPENVDLVQPETVPQELRYVACDIRSRIADGTDPGDLGIVLVDGGAYHERLVETLAKYDVPATLAIERPFGATALGEVLSELLSLGQSDPTVDSVTSLLSNPLVTIGQDDDAIDHREITRVARRLTSRRLETAYDHLDADTAQAIQEIVDDAKSLRATSLADLPLAVDELLDRLGVVDSIESLPQSPHGRTETDAANKLDRVLETLALTDGVADTDRGDAVERLDRALSGVSLDAETGREDDTVLVCDLDDAAPREFEHAYVLGLTEGHAPSNPERPFYFQPINEAHEDFEQADLQQRARYHFGVLLASEASLTLSVPERSLEGDPYVEADVITELRHVTDLDPESVASEETPPGCCEDVQRSLGSVFAHDGTDEYAPLVDQARETGAFDDAQHRRCQDGVACGAARACDELTPHDGQLSPETVASLHGPAVREPYSPSQLETYATCGFKYYMGTVLDIEEPDDIGLEPDARDRGGYVHDVLEHYYADLQSAPGEPVEIVADRETREAHLLDVALERLEERFDEEATAFQYEWLLGVLAGLSDPDSNPYYGTGNYDGAERGLLVRFLDHEFEEVAKATARPAWFEARVGKSEYGPALREKPVVVDTPAGPVPIHGMIDRVDVVPGTDPTQLVVRDYKTGGTPSETDTLGGFSYQLPIYAHLIEDVLDDVEVVGGAYYQVSPPRDVNHRKGLVASQEHAAWQGSDGVDTPFTRFSKPTFETHRAYRQFVESVLPGRLGELADGMTAGHYHPTVLDPDDAGCRYCGYSDTCDVRPHRRRDVIDEIDDRGVAAYVPLAARDADSSDSLEVQ